Proteins from a genomic interval of Psychrobacter fulvigenes:
- a CDS encoding DUF2254 domain-containing protein translates to MAVSDIQKKSLPTRTLTATLYWLKQLTQLWSLKTLTDLPDRLKNIWQQLMGSYWFIPTACVLIGILLAPLLVTIDQHFDRKTVRDLSFAFTGDDDAARAIMTTIAGAVLGVAGTTFSITIAVLSMASSQFGPRLLRNFLTDTSNQLVLGAFIGTFSYSLLVLKSIHKHDVDFGVPQLAVTFAIIMAIICALLLVYFIQHMVHAIQASHVIQGASNEAIRNINYWYHDHCDLQHQRDIDLAQPDIEHYQTWATTPIYAPLSGYLQQIYIESLMTLALDYGGIIKLHTNLGDFVTNKNVIGYFYQRPANHPSLLQKTKTSHLAIMPSAPDGLFWQRLATCIHIERRSSHSNDISYSLGQMTEIAVRALSPGINDPKTAVNCVQSLTTCLSVMIRRQPPSPYHFYTPPSENADSNKDDANTSTEQHRVAILSVITKTPTISDFIDTSLGEVRRYATSDLMVLKALCQALTNLNYARVNDAQRQILLHELKLIERTGEENLSYSELIADLLAMTQQAGYFINSEDSKFQYFEYVSEFAAHIRQTLKTE, encoded by the coding sequence ATGGCAGTGAGTGACATCCAAAAAAAATCCCTGCCGACACGTACGCTGACAGCAACCCTGTACTGGCTCAAACAGCTGACACAGCTATGGTCGTTAAAGACACTCACTGACCTGCCTGATCGCCTAAAAAATATATGGCAACAGCTGATGGGTTCCTATTGGTTTATACCCACCGCTTGTGTGCTGATAGGCATACTTTTAGCGCCGCTGTTGGTGACCATTGATCAGCATTTTGACCGCAAAACTGTCAGGGATCTAAGCTTTGCCTTTACTGGTGACGACGATGCCGCACGCGCCATCATGACCACGATCGCAGGTGCGGTGTTAGGAGTGGCAGGTACCACTTTCTCTATTACCATTGCCGTACTCTCAATGGCCTCATCACAGTTTGGCCCACGCTTGCTACGCAACTTTTTGACTGACACCTCAAACCAGCTGGTACTCGGTGCATTTATCGGTACTTTTAGCTATAGTTTGTTGGTTTTAAAGTCTATCCATAAGCATGATGTTGATTTTGGTGTGCCACAGTTGGCGGTTACCTTCGCTATTATCATGGCGATCATCTGTGCGTTACTACTGGTCTACTTCATCCAGCACATGGTGCATGCCATTCAAGCGTCACACGTGATCCAAGGCGCAAGCAATGAAGCCATTAGGAACATTAATTATTGGTATCATGATCACTGCGACCTACAGCATCAACGTGATATAGACTTGGCGCAGCCAGATATTGAACACTATCAAACATGGGCAACGACTCCTATTTATGCACCGCTCTCAGGTTATCTGCAGCAGATTTATATAGAGTCATTAATGACTCTAGCGCTCGATTATGGCGGAATAATAAAGCTCCATACCAATCTCGGTGACTTCGTTACTAATAAAAACGTTATTGGTTACTTTTATCAGCGCCCAGCAAATCATCCTAGCCTTTTACAGAAGACCAAAACCTCTCATCTAGCAATAATGCCAAGCGCTCCAGATGGATTGTTCTGGCAGCGACTGGCTACCTGTATCCATATCGAGCGCCGGTCATCGCATTCCAATGATATATCCTACAGTTTGGGGCAGATGACTGAGATTGCGGTACGTGCCTTATCACCTGGGATTAATGATCCAAAAACAGCGGTAAACTGTGTGCAATCACTCACCACTTGTTTGAGTGTCATGATACGCAGGCAGCCGCCCAGTCCTTATCATTTTTATACACCACCATCTGAAAACGCTGATTCTAATAAAGATGATGCTAATACCTCAACCGAGCAGCACCGAGTAGCGATCTTGTCGGTTATCACCAAGACACCTACGATTTCTGACTTTATTGATACCTCGCTCGGTGAAGTACGTCGTTACGCTACTAGTGATCTCATGGTGCTAAAGGCCTTATGTCAGGCTCTAACGAACCTCAACTATGCACGGGTGAATGACGCTCAGAGACAGATCTTGCTGCACGAGCTAAAGCTGATTGAGCGTACGGGAGAAGAAAATTTAAGTTATAGCGAGCTAATCGCAGATCTACTCGCCATGACTCAGCAGGCAGGATACTTTATCAATAGCGAAGACTCCAAATTTCAGTACTTCGAATATGTCAGTGAGTTTGCCGCTCATATTCGCCAAACCTTAAAAACAGAATAA
- a CDS encoding cation:proton antiporter: MVTATSLTVLEVGAVFLSITALLSYVNHRFIGLPTTIGVMVISIILSMVAIFLGFLGFDQLIDYEISLLNQLDFTEVLLDGMLSMLLFAGALHVNISDLKRYRLPIGILACVGTVVSAVLIATALYFMLPLLGFGLPYIWCLLFGALISPTDPIAVMGILSSAGAPKSIETVIAGESLFNDGLGVVIFVLLLGILSSGDIPTANYVAHTLAVEAGGGIVFGLVLGAILYYMIKSIDSYQEEVLLTLAGVIGGYALASHWHLSGPLAMVMMGLMLGNQGREWAMSDETRNYIDLFWELIDEILNAILFVLIGLEVVMIAYSGSLFVAGGLAIIIALFARFIVVGMTTKTFSKQLKLPDGAWKVLTWGGLRGGISVALVLQLPSGYERDILLALTYAVVVFSILVQGLSIGKVARTIQPTKEKTL; this comes from the coding sequence ATGGTAACTGCAACCAGCCTGACCGTCCTTGAAGTCGGCGCAGTGTTTTTATCGATTACTGCCCTTTTATCCTATGTAAATCATCGTTTTATTGGACTACCGACCACCATTGGCGTGATGGTTATCTCGATAATATTATCTATGGTGGCGATATTTTTAGGATTTTTGGGATTTGATCAACTGATTGATTATGAGATTAGTTTATTAAACCAGTTAGATTTCACCGAAGTTTTACTCGATGGCATGCTTTCTATGCTGCTATTTGCGGGTGCTTTACATGTCAATATTAGCGATCTGAAACGTTATAGACTACCCATTGGTATCCTTGCTTGTGTTGGTACCGTCGTATCAGCCGTGCTTATCGCCACTGCACTTTACTTTATGCTGCCGCTGCTGGGTTTTGGGTTGCCTTATATCTGGTGTTTGCTATTTGGGGCTTTGATATCGCCTACTGATCCCATTGCTGTCATGGGAATTTTATCGTCAGCAGGTGCGCCAAAAAGTATTGAAACGGTCATTGCGGGTGAGTCATTATTCAATGACGGCCTTGGTGTTGTTATCTTTGTACTATTGCTTGGCATTTTATCCAGTGGCGATATCCCTACTGCAAATTATGTCGCGCATACCCTAGCGGTAGAAGCAGGTGGCGGTATAGTCTTTGGTTTGGTACTTGGCGCTATCTTGTACTATATGATTAAGAGTATTGATAGCTATCAAGAAGAAGTGCTATTGACACTTGCAGGCGTGATAGGTGGTTACGCGCTTGCCAGCCATTGGCACTTATCAGGGCCACTGGCTATGGTAATGATGGGGCTGATGCTTGGCAACCAAGGACGAGAATGGGCCATGAGCGATGAGACGCGCAATTATATTGATTTATTTTGGGAGTTAATCGATGAAATCTTAAACGCTATCTTATTTGTTTTGATTGGACTGGAAGTGGTGATGATCGCTTATTCAGGGAGCTTGTTTGTCGCTGGCGGTCTGGCTATTATTATTGCCCTGTTTGCTCGTTTTATCGTCGTTGGCATGACCACCAAGACCTTTAGTAAACAGTTAAAGCTACCAGACGGTGCATGGAAAGTCTTGACGTGGGGCGGGCTACGAGGCGGTATTTCTGTCGCATTGGTATTACAACTACCTTCAGGATATGAGCGCGATATATTATTGGCACTCACTTATGCGGTGGTGGTATTCTCGATCTTAGTTCAAGGCTTAAGTATTGGTAAAGTCGCTAGGACCATACAACCTACTAAAGAGAAAACACTATAG
- a CDS encoding DUF2127 domain-containing protein, protein MAKVPLQEGRSQPSSPIDRASESSDSIKAVAIYEIVKGSVAMLGAGALWRWHKDLEQWLETATDSWRHYFGKLLTPQIESAVHVAQQASKNWSVFMLLIFAYVSLRFIEAYGLWKDKTWAYWFSVIGYGIFIPIELYYLITAPFDWFKLLILILNIIIVIVVYRNMKRKGLI, encoded by the coding sequence TTGGCTAAGGTGCCTCTGCAGGAGGGGCGCTCGCAGCCGTCTAGCCCCATAGATAGAGCTAGCGAGTCTAGTGACTCCATCAAGGCAGTGGCTATCTATGAGATAGTAAAAGGTTCTGTGGCAATGCTAGGAGCCGGCGCGTTGTGGCGCTGGCACAAGGACCTTGAGCAGTGGCTAGAGACTGCTACAGACTCGTGGCGACACTATTTTGGTAAGCTACTAACGCCGCAGATTGAGAGTGCCGTTCATGTTGCCCAGCAAGCCAGCAAGAATTGGTCAGTGTTTATGTTGCTGATATTTGCCTATGTCAGCTTACGTTTCATTGAAGCTTATGGTTTATGGAAGGATAAAACGTGGGCTTACTGGTTTAGCGTCATCGGCTACGGGATATTCATACCCATTGAGCTGTATTACTTAATTACTGCACCATTTGACTGGTTTAAACTGCTCATCCTTATCTTGAATATTATTATTGTCATTGTGGTCTATCGTAATATGAAGCGCAAAGGTTTGATTTGA
- a CDS encoding dihydroorotase, with the protein MIDLLPDVFKNTLSKAATDKLASLDADRETWLLPPLVDLCARLREPGQQQHGTLVSEGRAARANGFLHVVIPPDTTPILENGSLLKGLRERALGDGGIYLHVLGALTAGLEGERPSNIAGLKKGGCIAVSNARRPFKNDLVLLRTLEYAATFGMKVFFYPDEPTLSNDGVAHEGYIASYHGLQGIPWIAETVALSTQLLMVEETGIAAHFSQLSCKSSVELMRWAKDKGLPVTCDVAMHQLYLTDDNLEGFNAQAYVLPPLRSNTDQQALRRGLKDGTIDAICSHHEPLNSTAKKAPFAESTPGISNFDTFMALACQLVHDEVLTLEQLVDKICLNPAKIAGISTQYESLGGAVLVDPNIDWQVTTKTMLSDGKNTPFFNQHLHGRVVETFFG; encoded by the coding sequence ATGATTGACTTGCTCCCTGATGTATTCAAGAATACACTCTCTAAGGCAGCAACGGATAAGCTGGCAAGCCTCGATGCTGACCGAGAAACATGGTTGCTACCGCCTTTGGTAGACTTGTGTGCGCGCTTGCGTGAACCTGGTCAGCAGCAGCATGGTACTTTGGTATCTGAAGGTCGCGCGGCGCGTGCTAATGGCTTTTTGCATGTGGTTATTCCGCCAGACACCACTCCTATATTAGAAAATGGCTCACTACTCAAAGGTTTGCGCGAGCGTGCCTTGGGTGATGGTGGCATCTATCTGCATGTGTTAGGAGCACTGACCGCAGGCCTAGAAGGGGAGCGGCCTTCTAATATCGCAGGCCTAAAAAAGGGCGGCTGTATTGCTGTCTCGAATGCGCGTAGACCTTTTAAAAATGACTTAGTATTGCTACGTACTTTAGAGTACGCGGCAACCTTTGGTATGAAAGTATTTTTTTATCCTGATGAGCCGACTTTATCTAACGACGGCGTGGCGCATGAAGGCTATATTGCTTCTTATCATGGTTTGCAAGGTATTCCTTGGATTGCAGAGACGGTGGCATTATCGACCCAGCTTTTGATGGTGGAAGAGACGGGAATTGCGGCACACTTTAGTCAACTAAGTTGTAAGTCTTCAGTGGAGCTGATGCGCTGGGCCAAAGACAAAGGCCTGCCAGTCACTTGTGATGTCGCCATGCATCAGCTGTACTTGACGGACGATAATTTAGAAGGCTTTAATGCTCAAGCCTATGTATTGCCACCACTGCGTAGTAATACCGATCAGCAAGCACTGCGTCGCGGTCTCAAAGACGGCACGATCGATGCCATTTGTAGTCATCATGAGCCTCTAAACAGTACGGCTAAAAAGGCGCCTTTTGCTGAGAGCACGCCAGGCATCTCAAACTTCGATACTTTTATGGCGTTGGCATGTCAGCTGGTACATGATGAAGTGTTAACTTTGGAGCAGTTGGTAGATAAAATCTGCCTAAACCCTGCAAAGATTGCAGGTATTAGCACTCAATATGAAAGTCTTGGCGGGGCGGTGTTGGTTGACCCTAATATTGACTGGCAGGTGACTACGAAGACCATGTTGTCAGACGGCAAAAACACGCCTTTCTTTAACCAACATCTACATGGACGAGTGGTGGAGACTTTCTTTGGCTAA
- a CDS encoding aspartate carbamoyltransferase catalytic subunit, whose protein sequence is MPNSTSTNSTNTVSPSKYAKFDHDVIHRKLNTSLSRPQLNADGSLRHFLGVEGLNKSQLQTIIAKAETFIDENGQLINRPELDGCTVMNLFFEPSTRTRTTFEVAQKRLGANVLNIDIGRSSTKKGESLRDTLWNLQAMTADIFVVRHSASGAAHFMATEVTPDIAIINAGDGWHAHPTQGMLDMLTIHREAPRPFEELSVAIVGDIKHSRVARSDISALQTLGVKDIRVIAPRTLLPKGIKRFGVTVYEDMNSCVTDCDVIMGLRIQNERIGSPLLASSSEYYKHYGITPERLALAKPDALVMHPGPMNRGIEIASSVADGDQSLILKQVSNGVAIRMAVLALAMEGQRAHQAARNG, encoded by the coding sequence ATGCCAAATTCTACCAGTACTAATTCAACGAACACAGTCTCACCATCCAAGTACGCCAAATTCGATCATGATGTTATTCACCGAAAGCTTAATACTTCCCTTAGCCGACCGCAATTAAATGCTGATGGTAGCCTGCGCCACTTTTTGGGTGTTGAAGGGCTAAATAAATCACAGCTGCAAACCATTATAGCCAAAGCAGAGACTTTTATTGATGAAAATGGTCAACTGATTAATCGGCCTGAGCTTGATGGTTGTACCGTGATGAACTTGTTTTTTGAACCATCAACCCGCACTCGTACCACCTTTGAGGTCGCGCAAAAGCGTCTGGGTGCCAATGTGCTAAACATCGATATTGGCCGCTCTAGTACCAAGAAGGGCGAAAGCTTACGCGATACGCTGTGGAATTTGCAAGCCATGACGGCTGATATCTTTGTGGTAAGACATTCGGCATCAGGGGCGGCGCACTTTATGGCGACTGAGGTCACGCCTGATATTGCTATCATCAATGCTGGTGATGGTTGGCATGCGCATCCAACCCAAGGTATGCTTGATATGCTCACCATTCATCGTGAGGCACCGCGTCCCTTTGAAGAGCTGTCTGTCGCTATCGTCGGTGATATAAAGCATTCACGTGTGGCGCGCTCGGACATTAGCGCACTACAGACATTAGGAGTGAAAGACATACGGGTGATTGCACCGCGGACTTTATTACCCAAAGGTATTAAGCGCTTTGGTGTGACAGTATATGAAGATATGAATAGCTGTGTGACGGACTGTGATGTCATCATGGGTCTGCGTATCCAAAATGAACGTATTGGTTCGCCACTTTTGGCATCATCGAGTGAATACTACAAACATTATGGCATCACACCTGAGCGCTTAGCACTCGCCAAGCCTGATGCGTTGGTGATGCATCCAGGGCCTATGAACCGTGGCATTGAAATTGCCTCAAGTGTGGCGGATGGCGACCAGTCATTGATTTTGAAGCAGGTCAGTAATGGTGTTGCTATTCGGATGGCGGTGTTGGCACTTGCCATGGAAGGGCAGCGCGCGCATCAAGCCGCGCGTAACGGATAG
- a CDS encoding class 1 fructose-bisphosphatase, which translates to MTTLAHYLKEHAADSAISDVITTITDVGKTISQLLRKGALADILGEAGNQNVQGEDQKKLDVLANDLLLEALAQNAHCAGVASEELDDATPANADGSLLVLFDPLDGSSNIDINMAVGTIFSILLYQRQGQTSENSDFLQAGNKQLAAGYLLYGTSTVLALTIADNVVMFSLDPDTGDYVLIEDNVQIDADTSEYAINSSNYRYWRAPMQQYIDELIAGEDGVRGRDFNTRWVAAMVGDVHRILCRGGLFTYPFDTKYAHKAGKLRLMYEANPMSLLIERAGGGATDATNRILDITPTDIHQRVPVVLGSKNEVDYIKDLHVNHADK; encoded by the coding sequence ATGACGACCTTAGCACACTATCTAAAAGAGCACGCAGCCGATTCTGCAATCAGTGATGTCATTACCACGATTACTGATGTGGGTAAAACCATCTCCCAGCTCCTGAGAAAAGGCGCATTAGCAGACATTCTAGGGGAAGCTGGCAATCAAAACGTCCAAGGCGAAGACCAAAAAAAGCTCGACGTACTGGCAAATGATTTATTATTAGAGGCTTTGGCGCAAAACGCACATTGTGCTGGCGTCGCCTCAGAAGAGCTAGATGATGCCACACCTGCCAACGCCGATGGCAGCTTACTGGTACTGTTTGATCCACTTGATGGTTCATCAAATATCGATATCAATATGGCAGTTGGCACCATTTTTTCTATTTTGCTGTATCAGCGCCAAGGCCAAACCAGTGAAAACAGCGATTTTTTGCAGGCGGGTAATAAGCAACTGGCAGCAGGTTATCTATTATACGGCACCTCTACCGTCTTAGCGCTAACAATAGCAGATAACGTAGTGATGTTTAGTTTAGATCCAGACACAGGCGATTATGTACTGATAGAAGATAACGTGCAAATCGACGCAGATACCAGTGAATACGCCATCAACAGCTCAAACTACCGTTATTGGCGCGCGCCGATGCAACAGTATATTGATGAGCTTATCGCAGGAGAAGACGGTGTCCGTGGTCGCGACTTTAATACACGCTGGGTAGCAGCCATGGTCGGTGACGTCCATCGTATCTTATGCCGCGGCGGTCTATTCACTTATCCGTTTGATACCAAGTATGCGCACAAAGCAGGTAAGTTACGCTTAATGTATGAAGCCAATCCGATGAGTTTGCTCATTGAGCGTGCGGGCGGCGGCGCCACTGATGCGACAAACCGTATCTTAGACATAACACCGACAGACATTCATCAGCGCGTCCCTGTGGTGCTTGGTAGTAAAAATGAAGTGGATTACATCAAAGACCTACATGTAAACCATGCAGATAAATAA